One bacterium genomic window carries:
- a CDS encoding HNH endonuclease, translating to MEEEIRAAAFAWLEDQSKLNGGVFERNDLINKFYCHGQNITLIGASGIWFPKGFTIPISITTTSTGPYDDGFTSEGLLEYRYRGTNPDHRDNLGLTKAFEQRTPLIYFHSIKPGKYVAVWPLFIVSNDPINLKIKAAINPAINYLQPDIQPVNRAAFNIRESDIGVRRYITAVTKQRLHQTAFREFVLDAYSRQCTMCKLQHVELLDAAHIIPDSEKDGEPIVQNGLSLCKIHHAAYDNNIIGITPDFTIKVRENILSEIDGPMLKYGLQSMEGKTLILPAKKINYPDRDRLAKRYELFVA from the coding sequence ATGGAAGAAGAAATTCGTGCGGCAGCATTTGCTTGGTTGGAAGATCAATCCAAACTTAATGGCGGCGTCTTTGAAAGAAATGACCTTATAAATAAATTTTATTGCCATGGTCAGAATATTACATTAATAGGTGCTTCGGGGATTTGGTTCCCAAAAGGCTTCACAATTCCAATATCCATAACTACGACTAGTACTGGTCCTTACGACGATGGTTTTACTTCAGAAGGATTACTTGAATATCGTTATAGGGGGACTAATCCAGATCACCGTGACAACCTTGGTTTAACCAAAGCATTTGAACAAAGAACACCACTTATTTATTTTCACAGTATCAAACCCGGCAAATATGTCGCCGTGTGGCCTTTATTTATCGTTTCAAACGATCCCATTAACCTTAAAATAAAAGCCGCAATAAATCCTGCCATTAATTATTTACAACCAGATATACAGCCCGTGAACCGTGCCGCATTTAATATTCGGGAATCGGATATTGGCGTTCGGAGATATATTACCGCCGTAACAAAACAACGACTCCACCAAACCGCCTTTAGGGAATTTGTATTAGATGCATACTCTAGGCAATGCACTATGTGTAAACTCCAACATGTGGAGTTACTTGATGCTGCCCACATAATACCAGACTCGGAAAAGGATGGTGAGCCCATAGTGCAAAATGGATTGTCTTTGTGCAAAATACATCATGCTGCTTATGATAATAATATAATTGGGATAACGCCCGATTTCACTATAAAAGTACGGGAAAACATTTTAAGTGAAATTGACGGACCTATGCTAAAATACGGTTTGCAATCAATGGAAGGAAAGACTTTGATTTTGCCTGCAAAAAAAATAAATTATCCTGATCGCGATAGACTTGCAAAGAGGTATGAGTTGTTTGTTGCTTAG
- a CDS encoding GNAT family N-acetyltransferase — protein sequence MIINKTKLSLRKAASADIETLIEHRIIFLKEVHCNPSPELEASVRQSLRQYLAGAFKNDTFVSWIAEYENKPVGFSGIVFREQPGNFELPTGRTGYILNMFTIREFRGNGIGSSLFQKLLEEAKLRGLDKVELHATKGGEPVYRKFKFTEPHDIALEIILK from the coding sequence ATGATAATCAACAAAACCAAACTCTCCCTCCGCAAAGCCGCTTCCGCAGACATTGAAACCCTCATCGAGCACCGGATCATCTTTCTAAAAGAGGTCCACTGCAACCCATCCCCCGAACTGGAGGCTTCGGTAAGGCAGTCCCTGCGGCAATACCTGGCCGGGGCGTTTAAGAACGATACCTTCGTTTCCTGGATCGCCGAATACGAAAACAAGCCGGTCGGGTTCAGCGGGATCGTCTTCCGGGAGCAGCCCGGCAACTTTGAACTGCCCACCGGCCGGACCGGCTACATCTTGAACATGTTCACCATCCGGGAATTCCGCGGGAACGGGATCGGGTCTTCGCTTTTCCAAAAACTTCTGGAAGAGGCCAAACTGCGGGGCCTGGACAAGGTGGAACTGCACGCCACCAAGGGCGGCGAACCGGTCTACCGTAAATTTAAGTTCACCGAACCCCACGACATAGCCCTGGAGATAATTTTAAAATAG